Proteins from one Clupea harengus chromosome 17, Ch_v2.0.2, whole genome shotgun sequence genomic window:
- the bco2b gene encoding beta-carotene oxygenase 2b: MPKAEITQAPKVHKCKNQHFTDMHDLPCIENIVRSVDETPEPLQTVIRGTIPTWIKGSFLRNGPGKFEIGKDNFNHWFDGMALLHQYKIENGQVTYKNRFLDSDCYKANKEHDRIVVSEFGTLAVPDPCKNFFQRFLSRFDMPKPTDNASVSFVQYKGDYYVSTETNFMHKVDPETLMATEKVDWSKFIAVNGATAHPHSDPDGTTYNMGNSYTAKGAFYNIICVPPEKTTPSDTLEGAKVICSIPSADKTKPSYYHSFAMTKNYVVFIEQPIKMDLLKIITGKLRGKGISDAVYWDPKHDTIFHLIDKHTGKLSHIEYHTKPLSTFHQINAFEENGLLVMDMCCADDGKAINNFMVQNLRKSGEALDEVYNTMCRVFPRRFVLPLNVNSETPCGKNLNTRPDSTATAIKTAKNRVDCTHEDLHGDDLHEYGGLEFPQINYAKCNTHPYRYFYGCGFRHLVGDSLIKMDLEGKKMKVWQKPGFYPSEPVFVPTPDATEEDDGVILSVVITPNEDKGTFLLALDAKSFEELGRAEVPVNIPYGFHGTFNATA; this comes from the exons CCCCCAAGGTGCACAAGTGCAAAAATCAGCATTTCACAGACATGCATGATTTGCCATGTATTGAAAATATTGTGCGCTCAGTTGATGAGACACCAGAGCCTTTGCAGACCGTCATTCGCGGCACCATTCCAACCTGGATCAAAGGCAGCTTCCTTAGGAATGGGCCAGGAAAGTTTGAAATCGGAAAAGACAA CTTCAACCACTGGTTTGACGGGATGGCCCTGCTGCACCAGTATAAGATTGAGAATGGGCAGGTGACCTACAAAAACCGCTTCCTCGACAGTGACTGCTATAAAGCCAACAAAGAGCACGACCGTATCGTTGTGTCGGAGTTTGGCACCCTTGCCGTGCCGGATCCCTGCAAAAACTTCTTCCAGCGCTTTCTGTCACGCTTTGATATGCCAA AGCCCACCGATAATGCCAGTGTGAGTTTCGTCCAGTATAAGGGAGATTACTACGTCAGCACTGAAACCAACTTCATGCACAAAGTGGATCCAGAAACACTAATGGCCACTGAGAAG GTGGACTGGAGCAAGTTTATAGCTGTCAATGGAGCAACAGCTCACCCACACAGTGACCCTGATGGGACAACCTACAACATGGGGAATTCCTACACCGCCAAAG GAGCATTTTACAACATTATTTGTGTGCCTCCTGAGAAAACCACACCATCAGACACCCTAGAGGGCGCCAAAGTAATCTGCTCTATCCCGTCTGCGGACAAGACCAAACCCTCGTACTACCACAGCTTTG CGATGACTAAGAACTATGTGGTCTTCATTGAGCAACCCATTAAGATGGACTTGCTCAAGATCATCACTGGTAAACTGAGGGGCAAAGGCATCAGTGATGCCGTGTACTGGGATCCTAAGCATGACACAATCTTCCATCTGATCGACAAGCACACGGGCAAG CTGAGCCATATTGAGTACCACACCAAGCCACTGTCCACCTTCCATCAGATCAATGCCTTTGAGGAGAATGGGTTATTGGTGATGGACATGTGTTGCGCTGATGACGGCAAAGCCATCAACAACTTCATGGTCCAGAACCTGCGCAAGTCAGGAGAGGCCCTGGATGAG GTTTACAACACAATGTGCAGAGTATTCCCCAGAAGATTTGTGCTGCCTTTGAATGTGAATAGTGAGACACCTTGTGGAAAAAACTTGAACACCAGACCAGACAGCACAGCAACTGCTATCAAGACTGCCAAAAATCGG GTTGACTGCACACATGAAGATCTCCATGGCGATGATCTCCATGAATATGGTGGGCTAGAATTCCCACAAATCAACTATGCAAAGTGCAACACCCATCCTTACCGTTATTTCTATGGCTGCGGCTTCCGGCACCTGGTGGGAGACTCCCTGATCAAAATGGACctggaagggaaaaaaatgaaa GTGTGGCAGAAGCCTGGCTTTTACCCCTCTGAACCAGTATTTGTGCCAACACCTGACGCAACGGAGGAAGATGATGGCGTCATTTTGTCAGTGGTCATCACTCCAAATGAA GACAAGGGCACATTCCTGCTGGCCTTGGACGCCAAGTCATTTGAGGAGTTGGGCAGAGCAGAGGTGCCCGTGAACATCCCTTATGGTTTCCACGGTACTTTCAACGCTACCGCTTAA